In Tenebrio molitor chromosome 1, icTenMoli1.1, whole genome shotgun sequence, the sequence gtaactgctcaaataccttcaaattttacattaaatttttaacaacaaaatctaatattttcgttgaatcagacgagtgatttagttaattgtttgtgtagacccctattttttaatgtttaacaatctaataataatcgcgcctaattttcaataaaggaagcatgtgttaaaattacattttttaacttgaggttattttattattactaattgaaccttcgccgtctaaaatatctgtattttaaatttcataaaaatccgttggcaaataaccgagatattaggctcgaaagtcttagctgagacatcctgtatacagggttattcacgaaagacttccgatgaaaatttcgttatatgtGTTACTGTGAGAGTCCGAAAGTAGTGAATGTCAACATTCGCCGGTGAATGTCGACAAATACCAAATGCCTTGGTGAAAGACCgaacatttattaattttattatacattCGGACTTTGACCGGTATATGTCGACAAACACGAATGATCTTCGGTGAATGTCGGAAACGACAGGTCGCAACAAGTTCTTGGGCGGTTCCAGCATCTTGTTTCTTGGCTTCGTCATTCTTTCGCAAGGTTTGACAGCGTGCGTGCAAGCttgctaatttaatttttttatcagaaattataatttgtgTTCAATGGCTACTGCAGTGAATCGTGAtaagttttttgaaaagttacaTGCCTTAATTGGAAGTAAACGAgaagacaattgtttttatttttctcaagAAAGGTACTCTAAAATCGTTTCTGAAGTGATTTTTGCTAAAAGAAAGTGTAGTACACCTTTGGACTACAGACGTTTAAAacgttttgacattttaaaagttaGTGATGAAGAAAAGCTAATTGTGCCATTAAAACCAGGAGAAACGAATATCCAGTATTATGTTACAAATGATGAGTTTAATATACTTTCCGAAACTCACATAAGAACAGGTCATGGAGGAAGAACACGAATGCTTAAAGAATTGCAAGTCagatacaaaaatattacttaTGAAGTTATAATgttgtatttaaatttgtgtaaACAATGTCAAATGAAACACAGTGCGCCTAAAAAAGGTATTGTTGTGAAACCAATGGTCAGCTCCGAATTGAACTCTAGATGTCAAGTCGATTTGATAGACTTGCAATCACACAGGGATGGCGATTACGTGTTTATAATGGTATATCAAGACCATTTAACCAAGTTTGTCCAGTTACGACCTTTAAAAAGCAAGAGAGCGGAAGAAGTAGCATATCACcttcttaatatttttttaacatttggtGCTCCCGCTATTTTGCATTCGGATAATGGTAGAGAGTTCAGTAATCGAGTCATATCTGAACTATGCGCTATGTGGAAAGATGTTAAAATAGTGCACGGAAAGCCTCGTCACAGTCAAACACAAGGCTCAGTCGAAAGAGCCAATCAGGACATACAGAATATGTTAACCGCATGGATGCAAGATAATGATTCAAATAAATGGTCAGAAGGTTTGCCATTTGTCCAATTCGCCAAAAACACAACTTATCACGAAGGAATACGCCAGAGTCCATATGAAGCCCTGTTTGGCGTTAAACCAAAAAGGGGCATAGCATCGTCATCTCTCCCTCGCGGGCAAATTGCAAACATTGAAACCGAAGAACACCTTGAAGCCTATGTTAatacttttgaagaaaatttggGTAGTGACCATATTGATGACCATGTTTTAGATGAAAGCGACGTGGATAACCAAAATACAAAAGCTGATCCGCAACCTAGCATGTCTTCATCTCAAGCACTGACTGATCCGCCACCTAGCACATCTTCAACTCAAGCACTGACTGATCCGCAACTTAGCACGTCTTCATCTCAAGCACTGACTGATCCGCAACCTAGTACGTCTTCATGTCAAGCACTGACTGAACAACACGAGCTAATTTCTTCAAAAAGAGTAGCCGCAAAAGAGAATCTTCTACTTCAAGCAACAAAAATGTTGCGAACCTCAAAACGAAAGTTTCCTCCGGCCCAAATTGGTGATACCGTAAGAATTCAAGTCCCTGATGTCGACCGTGGTCGTACAGACCACCGAAATGTGTTAGCGGTTGTTGCTGGAATAGAGGATTCCGACTTTTATAGATTAGCAAACAAACATGGTACCTTGAAGCAACTTTTCACCCGTAATCAGTTTGCAATTTGTAAAGAAAAGTTACTTTCCATGGACGAGGTTTCAACTTAAGAAATGTCACTAAGAGAAGCAGCTTCTGCTAATTCAAAAAGTGGAGGGCAAGGCTACACACGTTGTAATTGCAAAAGGAAGTGTTCCACGGCTAAATGCAGCTGTAAAAACAAGGGGCTTTTGTGCAATTCGAAGTGTCATGGTAGTTTAAGTTGTTGCAATAAATAAGATTGTTAATacgtgtttttctttttttttatatttcagtttaaaaattaaaatgtacgtGTAGGTACGTTTATTatattgatattattttaGTTGTGTTTTGTGATTTACAATGCcctattgtttgttttaagtTCAACAACAATGTCTTTATTTGTTttccaaattgttttaataaataaatataacctatagagttttatttttgttttcatttaaaaaaaaaggtttctTTTCAACATACACCATGAGTGCATCCTGAATGTCGACATTCGCCGGTGTAAGTTAGAAATAATGATATTTGACCAATATTTCGGACATACGCCACACAACTTCGACAATGTTGACATTCACCGGTGTATCTCGACATTTACCGGATTTCGGTCTTTCACGGTAACATATGCAATCCAAACTACAACTACATTTAAGTTAAATCAACGATTGCTGGCCCTTACTGTCTGTCATGTCAGTATAATCTGTCATGTTAGTTTTCACATTTTGAActaatcataatttttcaagaatacaaaaaaaaaaatggtgcgCAAGCTGCATTTATTTACAGACGGCGATTTCCAAATAGGCAACATCCatatttgttgtaaaaacttgtgctcataacctcaacaaagagaaagtgtcatgattaatcttattcgccaagctacttggattgctataattatttcgaattaatcaaaatatcaagttctaGGGGTTTCTTGAATTTTGGGATGCacataacgaaattttcatcagggcgtctctcgtgaataaccctttatcattttaaaatttcgacGAGTTTTAGAAGTCTCTAATAAGATCTGAGCATTCAAAAGGTcccattttttatcaaacaagtcattagaaattaattttgaaatttgatttcCTCCTAAAGAAAAATCCCCAACTGTAGCTGATAATTCTGAAAGTTTTATGTTATATCAAAATTTCACACATtccataaaatatttatcactCCCTTCCTTCcgattataaaatttttatggctTACATTTATACATATAAAATGTGATAGAAACGATATGACACTTTGAAATTATATATGAGTAATTGTAGTATGCATTGCAAATGTTTAATGCGGTTCAAGGGCAATAATGGGCGTTGGGTCAAAGAGCTATctattttgtattataataATGGAATAGTTAGAAGGGTCGTGAATCTCAAGTTTGCAATAAAGTGGTCATCAAAGGCTAGTGTATAGAATATAGCAGGACTTTCTCCCATCTGAACGTGTTTGACTTTGGGTATCATATGGGCTCCAATAAAATAGCTCGGGTTTCGAGGGTGTGATTTAATTACACCGGACCTAACATTTACAGCGGCATATaacaatgaataaaataaagtcAATGGAGTGGTACAGTaggatttaattaatttttagaatGTAAAATTCCCCAAACTCCATAACAATCCGCACTTTTCAGCATTTTCTCAGGGGTATCTCAACGTGATTCAACTAAAAAGTAGCAAAGTGATTACTCGCGAAACTAATTAGTGTAGGCGGCGATAATTCAGTTCGGTTCTCTGCAGAGGTGAAACGGTGAAGATTCCCAAATGGCGAAGCAAACGAGTTTCTGGGACCGCGGCATGACTTCGCCGTAAGCAAATGCATGTTGTCAGTAATTAACAAAACAGTACTAATATGCAATTGATTAGAGACAATTTCCCTTGCAAATGGCGGAGGGTTAAAGGGAAGCTTTACCACCAGCATGAACTTCCGAAGACACATAGAGCCCAGCGAGGGTGCCGTTGTCGAATTTAACTTGCAAAACAGATCAGTTGTCAACCCAGCGTGCCCATCCTCCCGCGCGACGCCCCTGGACATCTTGCACGCCAGCAAGAACGAGTTACAGTTAAATTGAGTTTGCTCTACCAAACTTCTGCACGAAAATTCTGTTAAAGTCATCGGTAAGTTACTTTGTAAACTATTCTTGAAGTCCGCGCTTTTTGCGACCTGACGCCGAACCGGAACCGACTCAAACATTCGTGTGTCCGTTGCTGGACGATtacttaaattaattaaatatttacgaaaaaattttcaccCGAAATGTCGGTGGATCTGTCCGCCTCGAACGGATTTGTTACAGCTTTGAAACTTGACCCTTCGACATGACGATTTAATGAGGAATTATTTACTGCAGACCTAAATTCGTAACGTGCGTGTCATGAGTTAGAACCTGTCCAACATTTAGGCCCTACTACACTTTTCTAATCCGATGATC encodes:
- the LOC138141147 gene encoding KRAB-A domain-containing protein 2-like, whose translation is MATAVNRDKFFEKLHALIGSKREDNCFYFSQERYSKIVSEVIFAKRKCSTPLDYRRLKRFDILKVSDEEKLIVPLKPGETNIQYYVTNDEFNILSETHIRTGHGGRTRMLKELQVRYKNITYEVIMLYLNLCKQCQMKHSAPKKGIVVKPMVSSELNSRCQVDLIDLQSHRDGDYVFIMVYQDHLTKFVQLRPLKSKRAEEVAYHLLNIFLTFGAPAILHSDNGREFSNRVISELCAMWKDVKIVHGKPRHSQTQGSVERANQDIQNMLTAWMQDNDSNKWSEGLPFVQFAKNTTYHEGIRQSPYEALFGVKPKRGIASSSLPRGQIANIETEEHLEAYVNTFEENLGSDHIDDHVLDESDVDNQNTKADPQPSMSSSQALTDPPPSTSSTQALTDPQLSTSSSQALTDPQPSTSSCQALTEQHELISSKRVAAKENLLLQATKMLRTSKRKFPPAQIGDTVRIQVPDVDRGRTDHRNVLAVVAGIEDSDFYRLANKHGTLKQLFTRNQFAICKEKLLSMDEVST